From a region of the Solanum stenotomum isolate F172 chromosome 2, ASM1918654v1, whole genome shotgun sequence genome:
- the LOC125857059 gene encoding protein ENHANCED DISEASE RESISTANCE 2-like — protein sequence MGLQGKMEGWLCLMRLNRFGLQYSRKRYFILEDNCLKSFKFIPTSPTEEPVRSAIIDSCIRVTDNGRETFHRKVLFIFTLYNTSDHNDQLKLGATSPEEAANWIHCLKDAALNTERSLNAPSRRKWQPFRLSVSKHIAHKSSMDMAAASFMHVDAMTFDVIAPSPWKIFGCQNGLRLFKEAKDKGSNGKQRDGSPAIMAVGVIEGTSEAIFRTLMCLGPSRIEWDFSFYRGCVVEHLDGHTDIVHIQLYNHWLPWGTKRRDLLLRRYWRREEDGTYVILYHSVIHSKCPPQNGYVRACIKSGGHVITPTKHDKPSIIKHMIAIDWKLWKPYMKKGATVSMTIRFLERTAALREMFKAKEGNYFSELSPAVLTRDIDLPVSEKEEIKTEVDYKMITDERVTNEAKNPVSSNLTRLDDAADEFYDVPEPSDDEHRAWASNANPEESYHTKLTTANIVKKLHDLAIQKKGYMDLQEMARDQECVSFCYGATLQKDQSFGMPCSWAAADPSSFLIRADSYLADQEKVKAKRTLMQMVAADWLRSDRREDDLASRPGGIAQRYASQGRPEFFFIINIQVPGATTYNLSLYYMLTSPLEETPLLERFVNEDDSFRNSRFKLIPYISKGSWIVKQSVGKKACLVGQALEVHYFRGRNYLELGIDVGSSTVARGVVSLILGYLNNLVIEMAFLIQGNTPEELPEFLLGTCRLNHLDVSKSIQTDSVSIS from the exons ATGGGATTGCAAGGAAAAATGGAGGGGTGGCTTTGCCTTATGAGATTGAACAGGTTTGGTCTGCAATATTCGCGTAAAAGGTATTTCATTCTCGAAGACAACTGCCTCAAAAGCTTCAAATTCATTCCCACTTCACCAACAGAG GAGCCAGTAAGAAGTGCAATAATAGACTCTTGCATCCGTGTCACCGACAATGGAAGAGAGACCTTTCATAGAAAA GTGTTATTCATTTTCACCTTGTATAATACCTCTGATCACAATGATCAACTCAAG TTGGGAGCGACCAGTCCTGAAGAGGCCGCTAATTGGATACATTGTTTAAAGGATGCTGCACTCAACACAGAAAGAAGCTTAAATGCCCCTTCAAGAAGAAAATGGCAACCTTTCAG GTTGAGTGTTTCTAAACATATTGCTCATAAGAGCTCCATGGATATGGCAGCTGCTTCTTTTATGCATGTCGATGCGATGACATTTGATGTTATTGCTCCTTCTCCATGGAAGATATTTGGCTGTCAAAATG GCTTGCGGCTGTTCAAAGAAGCGAAGGACAAAGGTTCAAATGGGAAG CAAAGGGATGGTTCTCCAGCGATAATGGCAGTAGGTGTGATTGAAGGAACATCTGAGGCCATTTTCCGCACACTCATGTGTCTTGGTCCATCAAGAATAGA ATGGGACTTCTCTTTCTACAGAGGCTGTGTGGTTGAGCACCTCGATGGTCATACAGATATAGTACATATTCAACTATACAACCATTGGCTTCCCTG GGGAACAAAAAGAAGAGATTTGTTACTACGGCGTTACTGGAGAAGAGAGGAAGATGGCACATATG TTATTCTCTATCATTCTGTCATTCACAGCAAGTGTCCGCCACAAAATGGATATGTTCGTGCTTGCATTAAAA GTGGTGGACATGTTATAACTCCAACCAAACATGATAAGCCGTCTATTATTAAGCATATGATTGCTATTGATTGGAAGTTATGGAAACCTTATATGAAGAAAGGGGCTACGGTATCCATGACCATCCGGTTCCTTGAGAGAACTGCTG CATTAAGAGAGATGTTCAAAGCAAAGGAAGGGAACTACTTCTCAGAGTTGTCACCAGCTGTGCTGACAAGGGATATTGACCTGCCTGTTAGTGAAAAGGAAGAGATCAAAACAGAAGTCGATTATAAAATGATCACAGATGAAAGAGTGACAAATGAAGCAAAAAATCCAGTATCCTCAAATCTCACCAGATTGGATGATGCAGCTGATGAGTTTTACGATGTTCCTGAACCATCAGACGACGAACACCGCGCTTGGGCTTCAAATGCAAATCCAGAA GAATCTTACCACACAAAATTGACCACGGCAAATATTGTGAAAAAGTTACACGATC TTGCAATTCAGAAAAAGGGTTATATGGACTTGCAAGAAATGGCTCGGGATCAAGAGTGTGTGTCATTTTGCTATGGAGCAACTCTTCAAAAAGATCAAAGTTTTGGTATGCCCTGCAGTTGGGCTGCTGCCGATCCATCGTCATTTTTGATTCGTGCTGATAGTTACTTGGCAGACCAGGAAAAG GTTAAGGCCAAGAGAACCTTGATGCAAATGGTTGCAGCTGATTGGTTAAGATCTGACAGACGTGAAGATGACCTTGCTAGTCGTCCCGGAGGCATAGCGCAG AGATATGCTTCTCAGGGTAGACCGGAGTTCTTTTTCATTATCAACATCCAG GTCCCAGGAGCAACCACTTACAATCTTTCTCTATATTACATGTTGACATCTCCTTTGGAAGAAACACCGTTACTTGAGCGGTTTGTCAATGAAGATGATTCTTTTAGGAATTCAAGATTTAAGCTTATACCATACATCTCCAAG GGATCCTGGATAGTGAAGCAGAGTGTTGGTAAGAAAGCTTGCTTGGTTGGTCAAGCACTAGAAGTGCATTATTTTCGAGGAAGAAATTACCTAGAG CTTGGCATTGATGTTGGATCATCAACAGTGGCACGGGGTGTGGTCAGCCTTATTCTCGGATACTTGAACAATCTTGTTATCGAAATGGCGTTTCTGATACAG gGTAATACACCAGAAGAACTCCCAGAGTTTCTTCTAGGAACGTGTCGATTGAACCATCTAGATGTATCCAAATCTATTCAAACAGACTCTGTAAGCATCAgctaa